From a single Drosophila sulfurigaster albostrigata strain 15112-1811.04 chromosome 3, ASM2355843v2, whole genome shotgun sequence genomic region:
- the LOC133844437 gene encoding uncharacterized protein LOC133844437 isoform X2: protein MWHQLQLLAVASAVLGVCLFVMPEVTHASEATTNAVPRLFPQPPGPQNATTPKSFDSKDGDLLSGSDKDRDRHFGVIEDQYFDSALLGEDEHKHVSVDQIAEPGPLRNFSTTTTHPQTNGHGYIQFDINDEQPEEAASKDLDEQSNSKKSTVQDVLSSLFPDGFSNIFRFMGSEPDAKTSSEMPKVIETTTNTPLIDRFVGKTSSTTNAPSKNGTYYSYQTTVTREYRREVRPGHTQIVVEKISSADKQPVSSNQISQNDLLLINRAAVTSPVLPSVLLHPEIEDNETLVAAESAPIVILGQHESDIDEVEDIEDNQIAETQNMEETHVYHHQEPNIQTHSSLHPMESYSHQHQQGPAENQKFNVHIDHNISPAKKEEITKSHSQQVLHQYQDQEAPSRQFLKTFKPVVSGSADGPISKGVFHYESSNLPQQPNWKQAKEVNYYKEYDDRHHDQSNSKGIHSKLNTKAIASTSKDDAAPGPSNYGGPTPSSLLYITLTPSQNSHTNHADEKPSFPKPHDYVSEAAAEPSQHHVQKVISPKANNADTQLLVKPNGYTFVEVQKSVNIHNKLITEKDGQLVEMHETIYNQLPYQQKPFTSNYSPKEYVSGASEAKPESAKNYDSLATHPINVEQLEYESLPQESTNHDADSASTISQNAIPYSPPVELVEKIVDRPVKEIVEKHIPVPYAVPQPIAVPVHFEHYVDRPYPVETIVEQPIPYPVETIVEKIVEKKVPVEVERIVEKPIEKIVEKYVDRPMAVPIHVPVAIHMPMPPSHLPISNLGPHQNALHPWAHAQVSHIPPKVLQNYYTRMLKKLLPYYNSPQNAAVNQAPKSPVNSITKATPLKPPINPVHGDAPKVATFSLADMRFDLRPPPPPSGSTWLQGARYIYNTLPADLSTAAASAPVNMVKSYIGPVPTTSTNHENNGNDFDEFKRWRSGHTLKRSPDFSRNLHMEYGFKPPLVPSVEIDDKGMPLKQPDAEVQ from the exons ATGTGGCATCAACTACAACTGTTAGCAGTGGCATCGGCTGTATTGGGCGTCTGCCTGTTTGTTATGCCAGAAGTAACACACGCTTCTGAGGCAACAACTAATGCGGTGCCACGCCTCTTTCCACAACCACCAGGACCACAGAATGCGACAACCCCAAAGAGCTTTGACAGCAAAGATGGTGACTTATTGAGTGGCAGCGACAAGGAT AGAGACAGACATTTCGGAGTTATCGAGGACCAGTACTTTGACAGTGCATTACTAGGGGAAGATGAGCATAAACATGTGAGCGTGGACCAAATTGCAGAGCCAGGACCTTTAAG AAACTTTTCCACTACTACTACTCATCCGCAGACGAACGGTCATGGATATATTCAATTTGACATAAATGATGAACAACCCGAGGAAGCTGCATCAAAGGATTTGGACGAACAAAGTAACTCAAAGAAAAGCACAGTGCAGGATGTACTTTCTAGTCTATTCCCCGATGGATTTTCTAATATATTTCGATTTATGGGGAGTGAGCCAGATGCTAAAACTTCCTCAGAAATGCCCAAGGTCATAGAAACTACAACAAATACTCCCTTAATTGATAGATTTGTTGGTAAAACTAGCTCGACAACTAATGCACCATCGAAGAATGGAACATATTATAGCTACCAAACAACAGTGACGAGGGAATATCGTCGCGAAGTGCGTCCAGGACATacgcaaattgttgttgagaAGATAAGTAGTGCTGATAAACAACCAGTAAGCAGTAATCAAATATCTCAGAATGATCTGCTACTCATTAATCGCGCAGCTGTGACATCTCCAGTGCTGCCAAGCGTGCTGTTGCATCCCGAGATCGAGGATAATGAGACTCTCGTCGCTGCCGAGAGTGCACCCATTGTCATTCTAGGTCAACATGAATCCGACATAGACGAAGTCGAAGACATAGAGGATAATCAGATAGCCGAGACGCAAAACATGGAAGAGACGCATGTTTATCATCATCAAGAGCCAAACATCCAAACACACTCTTCTCTTCATCCTATGGAAAGCTACagtcatcagcatcagcaaggACCAGCCGAAAATCAGAAGTTTAATGTACATATTGACCATAACATATCTCCGGCCAAGAAGGAGGAAATAACAAAATCACATTCCCAACAAGTCTTGCATCAATATCAAGACCAGGAGGCTCCCTCCAGACAGTTCTTGAAAACTTTCAAGCCTGTCGTCTCTGGTAGTGCCGATGGACCCATATCGAAGGGTGTCTTTCATTATGAGTCCAGCAACCTGCCGCAACAACCTAATTGGAAACAAGCAAAGGAAGTCAACTATTATAAGGAGTATGATGACCGACATCATGATCAGTCCAACTCAAAGGGAATTCATTCCAAGTTGAACACAAAGGCAATTGCATCAACTTCTAAAGATGATGCTGCTCCAGGGCCGTCTAACTACGGTGGTCCCACCCCCAGTAGTCTATTATATATTACACTGACTCCTTCGCAGAATTCTCATACTAATCACGCAGATGAAAAGCCCTCTTTTCCAAAGCCACACGACTACGTCTCCGAAGCAGCTGCAGAGCCTTCTCAACATCATGTTCAGAAGGTTATCTCGCCTAAAGCCAACAATGCGGACACTCAGCTACTGGTTAAACCTAACGGATACACCTTCGTTGAGGTTCAAAAATCTGTAAACATTCACAACAAACTGATTACCGAGAAAGACGGGCAGTTGGTAGAAATGCATGAGACTATTTACAATCAGTTACCGTACCAACAGAAACCATTTACATCGAATTACAGCCCCAAAGAATATGTCTCTGGAGCATCAGAAGCCAAACCAGAATCTGCCAAGAATTACGATTCCTTAGCCACTCATCCCATCAATGTTGAGCAGTTGGAGTACGAGAGCTTACCACAAGAATCGACTAATCACGATGCTGATTCTGCATCGACAATTTCTCAAAACGCAATTCCATATTCCCCGCCAGTTGAACTAGTTGAAAAGATCGTCGATCGACCAGTTAAGGAAATTGTTGAGAAGCACATTCCCGTTCCATATGCTGTTCCCCAACCCATCGCTGTTCCAGTTCACTTTGAACACTACGTGGATCGCCCATATCCTGTGGAAACTATTGTCGAACAACCTATACCCTATCCCGTAGAGACAATAGTTGAAAAGATCGTCGAGAAGAAAGTGCCAGTCGAAGTGGAGCGCATTGTGGAGAAGCCGATAGAGAAGATTGTCGAAAAGTATGTAGATCGACCAATGGCTGTTCCAATTCATGTCCCTGTCGCTATCCATATGCCAATGCCACCAAGTCATTTGCCCATCTCAAACCTTGGACCACATCAAAATGCATTGCATCCGTGGGCTCATGCACAAGTTTCGCATATCCCACCCAAGGTGCTACAGAACTATTACACGCGTATGCtgaaaaaacttttgccttaTTATAACTCCCCACAAAATGCTGCAGTGAACCAAGCACCAAAGTCACCAGTAAATTCGATAACAAAAGCAACGCCCTTGAAGCCTCCAATCAATCCAGTTCATGGTGATGCACCCAAGGTGGCCACTTTCAGTCTGGCTGACATGCGCTTCGATCTACGCCCACCGCCACCTCCCTCAGGTTCGACATGGTTACAGGGTGCCCGTTATATTTACAACACTTTGCCGGCGGACTTGTCAACAGCAGCGGCCTCTGCTCCTGTAAACATGGTCAAGTCGTACATAGGTCCAGTGCCAACGACAAGCACAAACCATGagaacaacggcaacgacttTGATGAATTTAAACGTTGGCGAAGTGGCCATACTCTGAAGCGGAGTCCCGACTTTAGTCGCAATCTGCATATGGAATATGGATTTAAGCCACCGCTTGTGCCTTCGGTTGAGATTGACGACAAGGGCATGCCCTTGAAGCAACCGGATGCTGAAGTTCAGTAA
- the LOC133844437 gene encoding uncharacterized protein LOC133844437 isoform X1: MWHQLQLLAVASAVLGVCLFVMPEVTHASEATTNAVPRLFPQPPGPQNATTPKSFDSKDGDLLSGSDKDLNSQRDRHFGVIEDQYFDSALLGEDEHKHVSVDQIAEPGPLRNFSTTTTHPQTNGHGYIQFDINDEQPEEAASKDLDEQSNSKKSTVQDVLSSLFPDGFSNIFRFMGSEPDAKTSSEMPKVIETTTNTPLIDRFVGKTSSTTNAPSKNGTYYSYQTTVTREYRREVRPGHTQIVVEKISSADKQPVSSNQISQNDLLLINRAAVTSPVLPSVLLHPEIEDNETLVAAESAPIVILGQHESDIDEVEDIEDNQIAETQNMEETHVYHHQEPNIQTHSSLHPMESYSHQHQQGPAENQKFNVHIDHNISPAKKEEITKSHSQQVLHQYQDQEAPSRQFLKTFKPVVSGSADGPISKGVFHYESSNLPQQPNWKQAKEVNYYKEYDDRHHDQSNSKGIHSKLNTKAIASTSKDDAAPGPSNYGGPTPSSLLYITLTPSQNSHTNHADEKPSFPKPHDYVSEAAAEPSQHHVQKVISPKANNADTQLLVKPNGYTFVEVQKSVNIHNKLITEKDGQLVEMHETIYNQLPYQQKPFTSNYSPKEYVSGASEAKPESAKNYDSLATHPINVEQLEYESLPQESTNHDADSASTISQNAIPYSPPVELVEKIVDRPVKEIVEKHIPVPYAVPQPIAVPVHFEHYVDRPYPVETIVEQPIPYPVETIVEKIVEKKVPVEVERIVEKPIEKIVEKYVDRPMAVPIHVPVAIHMPMPPSHLPISNLGPHQNALHPWAHAQVSHIPPKVLQNYYTRMLKKLLPYYNSPQNAAVNQAPKSPVNSITKATPLKPPINPVHGDAPKVATFSLADMRFDLRPPPPPSGSTWLQGARYIYNTLPADLSTAAASAPVNMVKSYIGPVPTTSTNHENNGNDFDEFKRWRSGHTLKRSPDFSRNLHMEYGFKPPLVPSVEIDDKGMPLKQPDAEVQ, translated from the exons ATGTGGCATCAACTACAACTGTTAGCAGTGGCATCGGCTGTATTGGGCGTCTGCCTGTTTGTTATGCCAGAAGTAACACACGCTTCTGAGGCAACAACTAATGCGGTGCCACGCCTCTTTCCACAACCACCAGGACCACAGAATGCGACAACCCCAAAGAGCTTTGACAGCAAAGATGGTGACTTATTGAGTGGCAGCGACAAGGAT CTGAATTCGCAGAGAGACAGACATTTCGGAGTTATCGAGGACCAGTACTTTGACAGTGCATTACTAGGGGAAGATGAGCATAAACATGTGAGCGTGGACCAAATTGCAGAGCCAGGACCTTTAAG AAACTTTTCCACTACTACTACTCATCCGCAGACGAACGGTCATGGATATATTCAATTTGACATAAATGATGAACAACCCGAGGAAGCTGCATCAAAGGATTTGGACGAACAAAGTAACTCAAAGAAAAGCACAGTGCAGGATGTACTTTCTAGTCTATTCCCCGATGGATTTTCTAATATATTTCGATTTATGGGGAGTGAGCCAGATGCTAAAACTTCCTCAGAAATGCCCAAGGTCATAGAAACTACAACAAATACTCCCTTAATTGATAGATTTGTTGGTAAAACTAGCTCGACAACTAATGCACCATCGAAGAATGGAACATATTATAGCTACCAAACAACAGTGACGAGGGAATATCGTCGCGAAGTGCGTCCAGGACATacgcaaattgttgttgagaAGATAAGTAGTGCTGATAAACAACCAGTAAGCAGTAATCAAATATCTCAGAATGATCTGCTACTCATTAATCGCGCAGCTGTGACATCTCCAGTGCTGCCAAGCGTGCTGTTGCATCCCGAGATCGAGGATAATGAGACTCTCGTCGCTGCCGAGAGTGCACCCATTGTCATTCTAGGTCAACATGAATCCGACATAGACGAAGTCGAAGACATAGAGGATAATCAGATAGCCGAGACGCAAAACATGGAAGAGACGCATGTTTATCATCATCAAGAGCCAAACATCCAAACACACTCTTCTCTTCATCCTATGGAAAGCTACagtcatcagcatcagcaaggACCAGCCGAAAATCAGAAGTTTAATGTACATATTGACCATAACATATCTCCGGCCAAGAAGGAGGAAATAACAAAATCACATTCCCAACAAGTCTTGCATCAATATCAAGACCAGGAGGCTCCCTCCAGACAGTTCTTGAAAACTTTCAAGCCTGTCGTCTCTGGTAGTGCCGATGGACCCATATCGAAGGGTGTCTTTCATTATGAGTCCAGCAACCTGCCGCAACAACCTAATTGGAAACAAGCAAAGGAAGTCAACTATTATAAGGAGTATGATGACCGACATCATGATCAGTCCAACTCAAAGGGAATTCATTCCAAGTTGAACACAAAGGCAATTGCATCAACTTCTAAAGATGATGCTGCTCCAGGGCCGTCTAACTACGGTGGTCCCACCCCCAGTAGTCTATTATATATTACACTGACTCCTTCGCAGAATTCTCATACTAATCACGCAGATGAAAAGCCCTCTTTTCCAAAGCCACACGACTACGTCTCCGAAGCAGCTGCAGAGCCTTCTCAACATCATGTTCAGAAGGTTATCTCGCCTAAAGCCAACAATGCGGACACTCAGCTACTGGTTAAACCTAACGGATACACCTTCGTTGAGGTTCAAAAATCTGTAAACATTCACAACAAACTGATTACCGAGAAAGACGGGCAGTTGGTAGAAATGCATGAGACTATTTACAATCAGTTACCGTACCAACAGAAACCATTTACATCGAATTACAGCCCCAAAGAATATGTCTCTGGAGCATCAGAAGCCAAACCAGAATCTGCCAAGAATTACGATTCCTTAGCCACTCATCCCATCAATGTTGAGCAGTTGGAGTACGAGAGCTTACCACAAGAATCGACTAATCACGATGCTGATTCTGCATCGACAATTTCTCAAAACGCAATTCCATATTCCCCGCCAGTTGAACTAGTTGAAAAGATCGTCGATCGACCAGTTAAGGAAATTGTTGAGAAGCACATTCCCGTTCCATATGCTGTTCCCCAACCCATCGCTGTTCCAGTTCACTTTGAACACTACGTGGATCGCCCATATCCTGTGGAAACTATTGTCGAACAACCTATACCCTATCCCGTAGAGACAATAGTTGAAAAGATCGTCGAGAAGAAAGTGCCAGTCGAAGTGGAGCGCATTGTGGAGAAGCCGATAGAGAAGATTGTCGAAAAGTATGTAGATCGACCAATGGCTGTTCCAATTCATGTCCCTGTCGCTATCCATATGCCAATGCCACCAAGTCATTTGCCCATCTCAAACCTTGGACCACATCAAAATGCATTGCATCCGTGGGCTCATGCACAAGTTTCGCATATCCCACCCAAGGTGCTACAGAACTATTACACGCGTATGCtgaaaaaacttttgccttaTTATAACTCCCCACAAAATGCTGCAGTGAACCAAGCACCAAAGTCACCAGTAAATTCGATAACAAAAGCAACGCCCTTGAAGCCTCCAATCAATCCAGTTCATGGTGATGCACCCAAGGTGGCCACTTTCAGTCTGGCTGACATGCGCTTCGATCTACGCCCACCGCCACCTCCCTCAGGTTCGACATGGTTACAGGGTGCCCGTTATATTTACAACACTTTGCCGGCGGACTTGTCAACAGCAGCGGCCTCTGCTCCTGTAAACATGGTCAAGTCGTACATAGGTCCAGTGCCAACGACAAGCACAAACCATGagaacaacggcaacgacttTGATGAATTTAAACGTTGGCGAAGTGGCCATACTCTGAAGCGGAGTCCCGACTTTAGTCGCAATCTGCATATGGAATATGGATTTAAGCCACCGCTTGTGCCTTCGGTTGAGATTGACGACAAGGGCATGCCCTTGAAGCAACCGGATGCTGAAGTTCAGTAA